One window of the Alphaproteobacteria bacterium genome contains the following:
- a CDS encoding protein-disulfide reductase DsbD domain-containing protein, which translates to MNDMVPRFREVLRLAAIVAVIPAILWPGLAVSDVATDWLEGPKADIRLISATTAVGDLETIPLGIEVRLDDGWKTYWRSPGDAGIPPHVEWGKSDNLASAAFQWPAPVRFMYYDLETFGYEKQVVFPVNAQLQNIGEAVSLRATVDLLICDDVCIPHTFQASLDLPAGPANPSEFANMIDRFQNQVPGDGSRAGLVFEGADVSGTNVKPLIRTAFRADTPFQTPDLLVEGSGDVVFSNPEFKYLENGRVVLASVTAEDIFGEGAPVDLESDPLVFTLIDGARSIEASAMPLANGLAHVDTGGLAITTLLSIMALALVGGLILNLMPCVLPVISIKLLSVVSHGGGDPKEVRLGFLATTAGIVVSFLALASLAVGVKSAGLAVGWGIQFQQPIFVVTLVIILTLFAANMWGLFEVRLPGKVSDVAVAAGNKSSLGGQFFQGAFATILATPCTAPFLGTSIGFALSRGAVEIYAIFLALGVGMALPFILVAVFPVLATKLPRPGPWMNGLKKFLSLALIATAVWLLSVMAVQVSLEAALVVAALMAAIVALFALRNRIPEKRGRMLGAGVFAAAIVAFVVPTALPAIGIGVRDQSRVAARDEAWMPFDPVAIPVLVARGNVVFVDVTADWCITCQVNKKRVLDTQAVNDAFERGDVVLMRADWTKPSDVIARYLASFGRFGIPFNVIYGPDSPRGVVLPELLSSNAVFGGLTEAGMTTAVAEK; encoded by the coding sequence ATGAACGATATGGTACCGCGTTTCCGCGAAGTTTTGCGTCTGGCCGCGATTGTGGCGGTCATTCCGGCGATTTTATGGCCGGGCCTGGCCGTGAGCGACGTCGCGACGGACTGGCTGGAGGGCCCGAAAGCCGATATCCGCCTGATTTCGGCAACGACAGCGGTGGGTGACCTGGAGACGATTCCGCTGGGCATCGAGGTCCGCCTTGATGACGGCTGGAAGACCTACTGGCGCTCGCCGGGCGACGCCGGCATTCCGCCCCATGTGGAGTGGGGAAAGTCAGACAACCTGGCCTCGGCGGCGTTCCAGTGGCCCGCGCCGGTGCGGTTCATGTACTACGATCTGGAAACGTTCGGCTACGAGAAGCAGGTCGTGTTCCCGGTCAATGCGCAGTTGCAGAACATCGGTGAAGCGGTTTCATTGCGGGCGACCGTCGACTTGCTGATCTGCGACGATGTGTGCATCCCCCATACATTTCAGGCCTCGCTTGACCTTCCCGCTGGTCCGGCCAACCCGTCCGAATTCGCCAACATGATCGATCGGTTCCAGAACCAGGTGCCGGGCGACGGCAGTCGTGCGGGCCTGGTCTTCGAGGGTGCCGACGTCTCGGGCACCAATGTAAAGCCGCTGATCCGCACGGCCTTTCGTGCGGACACGCCGTTTCAGACCCCGGACCTTCTGGTCGAGGGATCGGGCGACGTGGTCTTCTCCAACCCCGAGTTCAAGTATCTCGAAAATGGCCGGGTCGTCCTGGCGTCGGTCACGGCAGAAGATATTTTCGGTGAAGGCGCGCCGGTCGATCTCGAAAGCGATCCGCTGGTCTTCACCCTGATTGACGGCGCGCGGAGCATCGAGGCGAGCGCCATGCCGCTGGCCAATGGCCTGGCACATGTGGATACCGGCGGATTGGCGATCACAACACTATTGTCGATCATGGCGCTGGCGCTGGTCGGCGGGCTGATCCTGAACCTGATGCCCTGTGTGTTGCCCGTGATCTCGATCAAGCTTCTGTCGGTGGTCAGCCATGGCGGCGGCGATCCGAAGGAAGTCCGCCTCGGCTTCCTGGCCACGACTGCGGGTATCGTTGTGTCCTTCCTCGCTCTGGCGAGCCTCGCCGTGGGTGTAAAGTCGGCCGGACTGGCCGTGGGCTGGGGCATCCAGTTCCAGCAACCGATCTTCGTCGTCACCTTGGTGATCATCCTGACCCTGTTTGCCGCCAACATGTGGGGCCTGTTCGAGGTCCGTCTGCCGGGCAAGGTGTCGGATGTGGCCGTTGCGGCGGGCAACAAGAGTTCGCTCGGTGGCCAGTTCTTTCAGGGTGCGTTTGCGACAATTCTCGCGACGCCCTGCACCGCGCCGTTCCTCGGCACGTCGATCGGCTTCGCGCTCAGCCGCGGTGCGGTCGAGATCTACGCGATCTTCCTTGCGCTCGGGGTCGGCATGGCATTGCCGTTCATTCTGGTGGCGGTCTTTCCGGTGCTGGCGACGAAACTGCCACGTCCGGGTCCCTGGATGAACGGCCTCAAGAAATTCCTCTCGCTCGCGTTGATCGCCACGGCCGTCTGGCTGTTGTCGGTGATGGCGGTGCAGGTGTCGCTCGAGGCCGCGCTGGTTGTCGCCGCTCTGATGGCCGCGATCGTTGCGCTGTTCGCGCTGCGTAACCGGATCCCGGAGAAGCGTGGTCGCATGCTCGGTGCGGGTGTGTTCGCCGCCGCCATTGTTGCCTTCGTTGTGCCGACCGCGCTACCGGCGATCGGCATCGGTGTGCGTGACCAGTCCCGGGTCGCGGCGCGCGACGAGGCCTGGATGCCTTTCGATCCGGTCGCGATTCCGGTGCTCGTGGCGCGAGGCAATGTGGTCTTCGTGGATGTGACGGCGGATTGGTGCATCACCTGTCAGGTCAACAAGAAGCGCGTCCTCGACACGCAGGCCGTAAACGACGCTTTCGAACGCGGCGATGTTGTTCTGATGCGCGCGGACTGGACCAAGCCGAGTGACGTGATTGCCCGGTATCTCGCATCGTTCGGCCGTTTCGGCATTCCGTTCAATGTCATTTACGGGCCGGATTCGCCCCGCGGGGTGGTGTTGCCGGAATTGTTGTCGAGCAATGCGGTGTTCGGGG
- a CDS encoding YqgE/AlgH family protein — MTDSENTPGMYFEGQMLLAMPAMTDPRFERAVIYMCAHNDEGAMGLVINKTLDSIDFRELLGQLDIPAADSARHVPVHFGGPVENQRGFVLHSGEYRHAETLMVTEHVGLTATLDILRALGQGEGPERSILALGYAGWGAGQLDSEIQDNAWLSVPYDEDLMFEVNDDEKWERAFNSIGVDLSVLSGASGRA, encoded by the coding sequence ATGACAGACAGCGAAAACACGCCGGGAATGTATTTCGAAGGGCAAATGCTGCTGGCCATGCCGGCGATGACCGATCCGCGTTTCGAGCGCGCCGTCATCTACATGTGCGCGCACAATGATGAAGGCGCGATGGGGCTGGTAATCAACAAGACACTGGATTCGATCGACTTCCGTGAACTCCTCGGACAGCTGGATATTCCTGCCGCCGACAGCGCCCGCCACGTGCCGGTTCATTTCGGCGGTCCGGTGGAAAATCAGCGCGGCTTCGTTCTTCACTCCGGCGAATACCGCCATGCCGAGACATTAATGGTCACGGAACATGTCGGCCTGACGGCTACCCTCGATATCCTGCGGGCGCTGGGCCAGGGCGAGGGTCCGGAGCGATCAATACTCGCGCTTGGTTACGCCGGCTGGGGGGCGGGACAACTCGATTCCGAAATACAAGACAACGCCTGGCTGTCCGTACCCTATGACGAAGACCTGATGTTCGAGGTCAACGATGACGAGAAATGGGAACGCGCCTTCAACAGCATCGGTGTCGATCTGTCGGTCCTGTCCGGTGCATCGGGCCGTGCCTAG
- a CDS encoding MFS transporter — MNTSRVSAKVLARKRLRVLTILLTSGLAFLAPSAIAPGLPALRADFAHVANAEFLSPLVLTMPMLFIALAGPFVGYAVDRFGRRNVLITSTFLYGLAGISGLVIESIILLLVSRALLGVFLAGIMTSVTALVGDYFVGPERNRVAGLQGAFMSFGTLVFVVIAGLLAEIHWRVGFTLFATAFVMLPLMFLSLYEPDKDGSVGAGASEPPPTMQQWTGIGLICGLAFVAMIILFMVPSQTAFFLVEIGVEDPTRAGLAIGLFNFSAGLASLTYSRVREKLCPEAIFALIFAIGGTGYILTGFSDSFTGTMIAMGIGGFSVGAFLPNINLAIISRAAMSVRGRALGALTTMFFLGQFFSPVYAVPLASAVSVGYAFIVSGFVLVGLSVGFILYVTVRHLRRRPAGES; from the coding sequence ATGAACACGTCGCGCGTTTCCGCGAAGGTCCTGGCGCGCAAGCGCCTGCGTGTCCTGACCATCCTGTTGACCAGCGGGCTGGCGTTTCTCGCCCCGTCGGCGATCGCACCGGGACTGCCTGCGCTTCGCGCGGATTTCGCGCATGTCGCCAATGCGGAGTTCCTGTCGCCGCTCGTGTTGACGATGCCCATGCTGTTCATCGCACTGGCGGGCCCGTTCGTCGGCTACGCGGTCGACCGATTTGGACGCCGTAATGTCCTGATCACGTCGACATTTCTGTACGGCCTCGCGGGTATCTCCGGGCTGGTCATCGAATCGATTATTCTCCTGCTCGTCAGCCGCGCGTTGCTGGGGGTTTTTCTTGCCGGGATCATGACCAGTGTGACGGCGCTGGTCGGTGATTATTTCGTCGGGCCTGAACGCAACCGCGTGGCTGGCCTGCAGGGCGCATTCATGTCATTCGGCACGCTCGTGTTTGTCGTCATCGCCGGGCTCCTCGCGGAAATTCACTGGCGTGTCGGTTTCACGCTTTTTGCGACCGCCTTTGTGATGCTGCCGCTGATGTTCCTGAGCCTGTATGAACCCGATAAGGACGGTTCCGTCGGTGCCGGTGCGTCTGAGCCGCCACCGACCATGCAACAATGGACGGGGATCGGGCTGATTTGCGGCCTCGCATTTGTAGCCATGATCATCCTGTTCATGGTTCCGTCGCAGACCGCCTTCTTCCTGGTGGAGATTGGTGTCGAGGACCCGACGCGTGCGGGGCTGGCGATCGGATTATTTAATTTCTCGGCAGGGCTGGCATCGCTCACCTACAGCCGCGTGCGGGAGAAGCTCTGTCCGGAGGCGATCTTTGCGCTGATATTCGCCATCGGCGGAACCGGATATATTCTGACCGGTTTTTCGGACAGTTTCACCGGCACCATGATCGCAATGGGCATCGGCGGGTTCTCGGTCGGAGCGTTCCTGCCGAATATCAACCTTGCGATTATTTCGCGGGCCGCGATGAGCGTGCGCGGCCGCGCCCTTGGTGCGCTGACCACCATGTTCTTCCTGGGCCAGTTCTTCTCGCCGGTCTACGCGGTACCGCTCGCCAGTGCGGTCAGTGTCGGATACGCGTTCATTGTCAGCGGGTTCGTGCTGGTTGGGCTCAGCGTGGGGTTCATCCTCTATGTGACGGTCCGGCACCTGCGCCGTCGCCCCGCCGGTGAAAGCTAG
- a CDS encoding GNAT family protein, with amino-acid sequence MRLFRSFSGNANSVRLEGPRTFLRPPVERDWRSYAEIRAASRQFLEPWEPTWPSDALSRDAFYRRLNRYASDWRNDTGYSMFVFDRESPALLGGISLSNVRRGVAQCGTLGYWIGEAYAGQGYMREGLGLLLDFCFTELGLHRVEAACLPTNEASRGLLNASGFSEDGFARKYLKIRGVWQDHVLFSLLAEDHRTAASRAPGS; translated from the coding sequence ATGCGGCTGTTTCGTTCCTTTTCGGGTAATGCCAACAGCGTAAGGCTGGAGGGACCGCGCACGTTTCTGCGGCCGCCGGTCGAGCGCGACTGGCGATCCTATGCCGAGATTCGTGCCGCCAGCCGGCAGTTCCTGGAGCCGTGGGAGCCGACCTGGCCGTCGGATGCGCTCAGCCGCGACGCGTTCTATCGGCGCCTGAACCGCTATGCCAGCGACTGGCGCAACGATACCGGCTACAGCATGTTCGTGTTTGACCGTGAAAGTCCCGCGCTCCTCGGCGGGATCAGCCTGTCGAACGTACGGCGCGGGGTCGCGCAATGCGGCACGCTGGGCTACTGGATCGGCGAGGCCTATGCGGGGCAGGGCTATATGCGCGAGGGGCTGGGGCTGCTGCTCGACTTTTGTTTCACCGAGCTGGGCCTGCACCGGGTCGAGGCGGCCTGTCTGCCGACCAACGAGGCCAGCCGCGGCCTGCTGAACGCGTCGGGTTTCTCGGAAGACGGGTTCGCGCGGAAATACCTCAAGATCAGGGGTGTCTGGCAGGATCATGTGCTGTTCTCCCTGCTCGCCGAGGACCATCGGACCGCCGCGTCGCGCGCGCCGGGCTCGTGA
- a CDS encoding pitrilysin family protein translates to MSDVRITTLPNGVRVVSDEMPTVESVSIGMWVRAGARFEAPEVNGVAHLLEHMMFKGTPRRTSQQIAETIESVGGHINAYTAREVTAYYAKVLKDDAGLAIDVIADFMQNSLFDEQELGRERSVVLQEIGQARDTPDDVVFDNFQAVAFPEQPLGRPVLGRPDVVGQMPREAIVGFHGRHYHGGSIVLAAAGSITHDALVALAEAHLSDVRAGTAQALPTATYGGGESREARELEQVHFVIGFRGAPVGSDEYYALSVLSNLFGGGMSSRLFQEIRERRGLVYSIDTFLSAFSDEGVFGIYAGTGPELVEEFVPALCDEISRLSSTLGEDEIARARTQLKANLLMGMESTGARAERAGQQMLLYDRVVSVDELVEKIENVTPETLAISARRLLESTPCLATIGPATNMESFDVIRGRLAA, encoded by the coding sequence ATGAGCGACGTCCGGATAACCACGCTTCCCAATGGCGTCCGTGTGGTCAGCGATGAGATGCCGACCGTCGAGTCCGTCTCCATCGGCATGTGGGTGCGGGCCGGCGCGCGTTTTGAGGCCCCCGAGGTCAACGGCGTCGCACATTTGCTCGAGCATATGATGTTCAAGGGCACACCGCGGCGGACCTCACAGCAGATCGCCGAGACGATCGAGAGCGTCGGCGGGCATATCAACGCCTACACCGCGCGCGAAGTCACCGCCTACTACGCGAAGGTGTTGAAGGATGACGCGGGGCTGGCCATCGATGTGATCGCGGACTTCATGCAGAATTCTCTTTTCGATGAGCAGGAACTGGGCCGCGAGCGATCCGTGGTGCTGCAGGAGATCGGCCAGGCGCGCGACACGCCCGATGATGTGGTGTTCGATAATTTCCAGGCCGTGGCGTTTCCCGAACAGCCCCTGGGTCGCCCGGTTCTGGGCCGTCCTGATGTGGTCGGGCAGATGCCGCGCGAAGCCATCGTCGGTTTTCACGGTCGGCATTATCACGGCGGATCGATCGTGCTGGCTGCCGCGGGCAGCATCACCCATGACGCGCTGGTGGCGCTGGCGGAAGCGCATTTGTCCGACGTGCGCGCCGGCACGGCGCAGGCCTTGCCGACCGCAACATATGGTGGCGGCGAAAGCCGGGAAGCGCGCGAGCTCGAACAGGTGCATTTCGTGATCGGATTTCGCGGCGCGCCGGTCGGGTCCGACGAATATTACGCCCTGTCGGTACTCTCCAACCTCTTCGGCGGCGGCATGTCGTCGCGCCTGTTCCAGGAAATCCGCGAACGGCGCGGGCTGGTCTACTCGATCGATACCTTCCTTTCCGCATTCTCGGACGAAGGCGTGTTCGGGATCTATGCCGGCACCGGACCGGAACTCGTCGAGGAGTTTGTGCCGGCCCTGTGCGACGAGATCTCTCGGCTGTCATCGACCCTCGGCGAGGACGAAATCGCGCGCGCACGCACGCAACTGAAGGCGAACCTGCTGATGGGCATGGAATCCACCGGTGCGCGGGCCGAGCGCGCGGGTCAGCAGATGCTGTTGTACGATCGGGTGGTGTCGGTCGATGAACTCGTCGAGAAGATCGAGAACGTGACGCCCGAAACGCTTGCCATCAGCGCGCGGCGGTTGCTCGAATCCACGCCGTGTCTGGCCACGATCGGCCCGGCGACGAACATGGAATCGTTCGACGTCATCCGCGGTCGACTGGCGGCGTAG
- the thrC gene encoding threonine synthase yields the protein MEYVSTRGTAPALEFEDVLLSGLARDGGLFVPATWPSIEADDIRALQGLDYADIAARILRPFIDTQTLADTQLQQLARETYAGFDHPDVAPLRQIDDDTWLLELFHGPTLAFKDFALQLLGRLFEHVLARRDARITIVGATSGDTGSAAIEACRDRKNLDIFMLHPQGRVSEVQRRQMTTVVADNVYNIALGGTFDDCQDLVKALFADHELRDEVGLSAVNSINWARIMGQTAYYFAAGAKLGAPDEALTFVVPTGNFGNVYSAYVARRMGLPISRLVVASNRNDILYRFFAEGEMSISAVEPSYSPSMDIQVSSNFERLMFELLDRDGAAVDAAVHAFRRDGVLPDGQKLSDDARGLFAAYRVDDDETLEVIRDVHARSGVLVDPHTAVGIGAARKAPRDGHKRVVLATAHPAKFPDAVEKATGVRPALPSHLSDLLERPEQAATIENDVAAVRAFVRDHAAARKTG from the coding sequence TTGGAATATGTAAGCACCAGGGGCACCGCGCCGGCGTTGGAGTTCGAGGACGTTCTGTTGAGCGGTCTCGCGCGCGACGGCGGGCTGTTTGTGCCGGCCACCTGGCCTTCGATCGAAGCCGACGATATCCGCGCCCTGCAGGGGCTCGACTATGCCGACATCGCGGCAAGAATCCTGCGCCCGTTCATCGACACCCAGACCCTCGCCGACACGCAGCTGCAACAGCTTGCGCGCGAAACCTATGCCGGGTTCGATCACCCGGACGTGGCCCCGCTGCGCCAGATCGACGACGACACATGGCTGCTGGAGCTCTTCCACGGCCCCACGCTCGCCTTCAAGGATTTCGCCCTGCAGCTGCTCGGTCGCCTGTTCGAGCATGTGCTGGCGCGCCGCGATGCGCGCATCACGATTGTGGGCGCCACCTCCGGTGACACGGGGTCGGCCGCGATCGAGGCCTGCCGGGACCGCAAAAACCTCGACATTTTCATGCTCCATCCGCAGGGCCGCGTGTCCGAGGTCCAGCGCCGCCAGATGACCACCGTCGTTGCCGACAATGTCTACAACATCGCACTCGGCGGCACGTTCGACGATTGCCAAGATCTTGTGAAGGCGCTGTTTGCCGACCACGAACTGCGGGACGAGGTCGGACTGTCGGCCGTGAATTCGATCAACTGGGCCCGGATCATGGGCCAGACCGCCTATTATTTTGCCGCCGGTGCGAAGCTGGGCGCGCCCGATGAGGCGCTCACTTTCGTGGTGCCGACCGGGAATTTCGGCAATGTCTACTCGGCCTATGTCGCGCGCCGGATGGGCCTGCCGATCTCCCGTCTGGTGGTGGCCTCCAATCGCAACGACATCCTCTATCGCTTCTTCGCCGAGGGCGAAATGTCGATTTCGGCCGTGGAACCCTCCTACTCGCCAAGCATGGACATACAGGTGTCGAGCAATTTCGAACGCCTAATGTTCGAACTTCTCGACCGGGACGGCGCCGCCGTCGACGCGGCCGTGCACGCGTTCCGGCGTGACGGTGTCCTGCCCGATGGCCAGAAGCTCAGCGATGATGCGCGCGGCCTGTTTGCCGCATACCGCGTGGATGATGACGAAACGCTGGAGGTGATCCGCGACGTGCACGCCCGGTCGGGGGTCCTGGTCGATCCCCATACGGCGGTCGGAATTGGCGCGGCCCGCAAGGCGCCGCGTGACGGACACAAGCGGGTGGTTCTCGCCACGGCCCATCCGGCGAAGTTCCCCGATGCGGTGGAGAAGGCGACGGGGGTCCGGCCGGCATTGCCGTCGCACCTGTCGGATCTGCTGGAACGCCCGGAACAGGCGGCGACCATTGAAAATGATGTTGCGGCGGTGCGTGCATTTGTGCGCGACCATGCGGCAGCACGAAAGACAGGTTGA
- a CDS encoding carboxypeptidase M32, whose product MTDSAAYATLQDVYRRRALIGDALGILDWDQATTMPEGSAEGRAEQIATLSVMRHELLVHPRVSDGIARAKQDFAAHDTDDWHRGNLREMERAHALASAVPGDLVEAAARANAVCELQWRRARAENDYPSLLPALREVLNLVRQTADARAAALSLAPYDALLEEYEAGTRMARLDPLFDRLAAFLPAFLPQVLECQAGQPTPVRPAGPFAIADQRALAAELMQALGFDFERGRLDISHHPFCGGATGDVRITTRYNEDDFTESLMGVLHETGHALYEGGLPRDWQFQPVGNALGMAIHESQSLLIEMQVSRSRPFLSYALPHMQTAFGGAGDAWDVDNICRLYTRVSPGFIRVDADEVTYPLHIILRYRLEQAMLSGDLDLADLPGAWNDGMQELLGITPPDDRHGCLQDIHWPSGSFGYFPTYTLGAMAAAQFYRAARRDLPGLEADIAAGDLAPMVCWLRTHVHGRGSCHTADELLSRATGEPLNPEIFLEHLNARYLG is encoded by the coding sequence ATGACCGACAGCGCCGCCTATGCGACCCTGCAGGATGTCTACCGCCGCCGCGCGCTGATCGGTGACGCGCTGGGTATCCTCGACTGGGACCAGGCGACGACCATGCCCGAGGGCAGCGCCGAGGGCCGCGCGGAACAGATCGCGACCCTGAGCGTCATGCGTCACGAGTTGTTGGTTCACCCCCGGGTGTCCGACGGCATCGCACGGGCAAAACAGGATTTCGCCGCGCACGACACCGACGACTGGCACCGGGGCAACTTGCGCGAGATGGAACGTGCCCATGCGCTGGCGTCCGCGGTGCCCGGCGATCTCGTCGAGGCGGCGGCGCGGGCCAATGCGGTGTGCGAACTTCAATGGCGGCGCGCGCGCGCGGAAAACGACTATCCGAGCCTCCTCCCGGCGCTGCGCGAAGTGCTCAACCTGGTACGCCAGACGGCGGATGCCCGCGCCGCGGCACTCTCGCTGGCGCCGTATGACGCGCTGCTTGAGGAATACGAGGCGGGCACGCGGATGGCGCGCCTCGACCCGCTGTTCGACCGCCTCGCGGCGTTCCTGCCCGCGTTCCTGCCGCAGGTATTGGAATGCCAGGCCGGACAGCCGACACCCGTCCGGCCCGCGGGACCGTTCGCGATCGCCGACCAGCGCGCCCTGGCGGCGGAGTTGATGCAGGCCCTGGGCTTCGATTTCGAGCGCGGCCGGTTGGATATCAGCCATCACCCCTTCTGTGGCGGCGCGACCGGCGATGTCCGGATCACGACGCGCTACAATGAGGATGATTTCACCGAATCCCTGATGGGCGTCCTGCACGAGACGGGTCATGCGCTGTATGAGGGCGGCTTGCCGCGCGACTGGCAGTTCCAGCCGGTGGGCAACGCGCTCGGCATGGCGATCCACGAAAGCCAGTCCCTGCTGATCGAGATGCAGGTCAGCCGGTCGCGGCCGTTCCTGAGCTACGCCCTGCCGCATATGCAAACCGCCTTCGGCGGCGCGGGCGATGCCTGGGATGTCGACAATATCTGCCGGCTCTACACCCGCGTGTCGCCCGGTTTCATCCGGGTGGACGCCGACGAGGTGACGTACCCCTTGCACATCATCCTGCGCTACCGGCTCGAACAGGCGATGTTGTCGGGTGACCTCGATCTGGCGGACCTTCCCGGTGCGTGGAATGACGGCATGCAGGAACTGCTGGGGATCACGCCGCCGGATGACCGCCACGGTTGCCTGCAGGATATTCACTGGCCGTCGGGATCGTTCGGCTATTTTCCGACCTACACGCTGGGCGCAATGGCGGCCGCGCAGTTCTACCGCGCCGCGCGCCGCGACCTGCCCGGTCTCGAGGCGGATATCGCCGCGGGCGATCTGGCCCCGATGGTTTGCTGGTTGCGCACCCATGTGCACGGCCGCGGGTCATGTCATACGGCTGACGAATTGTTGTCCCGCGCCACGGGCGAGCCGCTCAATCCCGAGATCTTCCTCGAACATCTGAATGCGCGCTATCTGGGCTAA
- a CDS encoding SURF1 family protein, whose protein sequence is MRFRPTFWATALALPVLIVLIGLGTWQVQRLQWKNELIATRAERVGALPVEITEALAAAGDLADVEYRPVTVSGELRNDRAMILLNRVHNGQVGGHLIAPMELANGLGTVMVDRGWMSLPDLRAFAAAGGESVTLDGFVRMYTAPGGFVPENEPATNNWFFMHEGEMLAAAGLSGPVGFYVQAGPKATPPGVYPMGAVPDVNLRNSHLEYAVTWYALAAVFLVIFFIFHWNRKDT, encoded by the coding sequence ATGCGCTTTCGACCGACATTCTGGGCGACCGCCCTGGCGTTGCCTGTGCTGATCGTTCTGATTGGTCTCGGCACCTGGCAGGTGCAGCGGCTGCAATGGAAGAACGAACTCATCGCGACCCGCGCCGAACGCGTCGGAGCGCTCCCCGTCGAGATCACGGAAGCGCTGGCCGCCGCGGGTGATCTGGCCGATGTCGAATACCGGCCCGTGACCGTGTCGGGTGAATTGCGCAACGATCGTGCGATGATTCTGCTCAACCGGGTGCACAACGGCCAGGTCGGCGGTCATCTGATTGCGCCGATGGAACTGGCGAACGGATTGGGCACGGTGATGGTCGACCGGGGCTGGATGTCCCTCCCGGATTTGCGCGCGTTTGCGGCCGCCGGCGGCGAATCAGTCACGCTCGACGGTTTCGTGCGGATGTACACGGCGCCGGGCGGCTTCGTGCCGGAAAACGAACCGGCCACGAACAACTGGTTCTTCATGCATGAAGGCGAGATGCTGGCGGCTGCGGGCCTGTCCGGGCCGGTCGGGTTCTATGTGCAGGCCGGACCGAAGGCGACGCCGCCGGGCGTCTATCCGATGGGCGCGGTCCCTGACGTCAATCTGCGGAACTCCCATCTCGAATATGCTGTCACCTGGTACGCGCTCGCGGCTGTGTTCCTGGTGATCTTTTTCATTTTTCACTGGAATCGGAAAGACACATGA
- a CDS encoding DUF983 domain-containing protein, with protein MVAYYPRQSSLKTGLRCACPRCGQGKLYTGLLTVRERCPVCDFDYSRLNTDDGAAFFIIVLYSALILPLAAWFQFTVAPPVWVHFLVWIPVIIVGAIALMRPFKAWLVAQQFKHNVDDADITR; from the coding sequence GTGGTCGCGTATTATCCGAGGCAGTCCAGCCTGAAGACCGGTCTGCGCTGCGCGTGTCCGCGATGCGGGCAGGGCAAGCTGTACACGGGTCTGCTGACGGTCCGCGAGCGCTGTCCGGTCTGCGATTTCGACTACAGCCGGTTGAACACGGATGACGGGGCGGCCTTCTTTATCATCGTGCTGTACAGCGCGTTGATTCTGCCGCTCGCGGCCTGGTTCCAGTTTACCGTCGCCCCGCCGGTCTGGGTCCATTTCCTGGTCTGGATACCGGTGATCATCGTGGGGGCGATTGCGCTGATGCGTCCGTTCAAGGCCTGGCTTGTGGCGCAGCAGTTCAAGCACAATGTGGATGACGCGGATATCACGCGCTGA
- a CDS encoding cytochrome c oxidase subunit 3: MSDHAHESHGNHPYHMVEPSHWPIVGSIGGFLMAVGLVIFLHPGSLGAGLQPFFETIGLWTIAPGSVLAMMTMMGWWRDVIDEAHVQKMHTKVVQLSLRYGMMLFIISEIMFFAAWFWAFFGAALFPTESIGSVWPPDGVEVFNPFDLPLLNTLILLTSGFTVTWAHHDIREGNMSHAAKMLGWTVMLGMIFTAAQVFEYAHAPFGFRDGIYSSTFFMATGFHGFHVIVGTVFLAVCWWRTAKGQFTKDHHFGFEAAAWYWHFVDVVWLFLFSFVYVWSTFAA, from the coding sequence ATGAGTGATCACGCACACGAATCACACGGCAACCACCCCTATCACATGGTGGAGCCGAGCCACTGGCCGATCGTCGGTTCGATCGGCGGGTTCCTGATGGCCGTCGGGCTTGTGATCTTCCTGCATCCCGGATCGTTGGGTGCGGGCTTGCAGCCCTTCTTCGAGACCATTGGTCTGTGGACGATCGCACCGGGCAGCGTCCTCGCCATGATGACGATGATGGGATGGTGGCGCGACGTCATCGACGAAGCACATGTGCAGAAGATGCATACCAAGGTCGTGCAGCTCAGCCTGCGCTACGGCATGATGCTCTTCATCATCTCCGAGATCATGTTCTTCGCGGCCTGGTTCTGGGCGTTCTTCGGCGCCGCGCTGTTCCCGACGGAATCGATCGGGTCGGTCTGGCCGCCGGACGGGGTCGAGGTCTTCAACCCGTTCGACCTGCCCCTGCTGAACACGCTGATCCTTCTCACGTCGGGCTTCACGGTCACCTGGGCGCATCACGATATCCGCGAGGGCAACATGTCCCACGCGGCCAAGATGCTGGGCTGGACCGTCATGCTGGGCATGATTTTCACGGCCGCACAGGTGTTCGAATATGCCCACGCACCTTTCGGGTTCCGTGACGGCATCTACTCCTCGACCTTCTTCATGGCGACCGGCTTTCATGGTTTCCACGTGATCGTCGGGACGGTATTCCTCGCCGTTTGCTGGTGGCGCACAGCGAAGGGGCAGTTCACCAAGGACCATCACTTCGGCTTCGAGGCGGCGGCCTGGTACTGGCATTTCGTCGATGTCGTGTGGCTGTTCCTGTTCTCGTTCGTGTATGTCTGGAGCACCTTCGCCGCCTGA